The following proteins are encoded in a genomic region of Spirosoma sp. SC4-14:
- the aroB gene encoding 3-dehydroquinate synthase yields MSTVRIAPIAESLPAFLDSADFSAVAVIADNHTFRYCYPEVKALLPKHTLIRIKSGEEQKHIATCELIWDALTRASFDRHSLVLNLGGGVIGDMGGFCAATYKRGIAFAQLPTTLLSQVDASVGGKLGIDFRGYKNHIGVFQQPHIVLIDPAFLSTLPERELRSGFAEVIKHCLIADAAMWDEIRRRDLAEQDWSLLVAHSVAVKQRVVEQDPTEKGLRKILNFGHTLGHAVETYFLTQPRKRLLHGEAIAVGMVAEAYMAFQKKMIDETLLSQIEEYVFSVYGNIRLTEADTEPILALTLQDKKNRGNQVRMALLDGKGSCTFDVPVTTAEMRRGLAFYSGLT; encoded by the coding sequence ATGTCTACAGTACGTATCGCTCCCATTGCCGAAAGCCTGCCTGCTTTCCTTGACTCTGCCGATTTTTCGGCCGTAGCTGTCATTGCCGACAATCATACCTTTCGGTATTGTTACCCTGAGGTAAAAGCCCTCTTGCCGAAGCATACGCTCATTCGGATCAAATCGGGTGAAGAGCAGAAGCACATTGCTACCTGCGAACTGATCTGGGATGCGCTAACTCGTGCCAGTTTCGATCGGCATTCGCTGGTGCTGAACCTTGGTGGCGGTGTTATTGGTGACATGGGCGGCTTTTGTGCGGCTACATACAAACGTGGCATTGCCTTTGCGCAACTGCCCACAACCTTATTGTCGCAGGTGGATGCCAGTGTAGGTGGAAAGCTGGGAATCGATTTTCGGGGCTATAAAAACCATATTGGCGTGTTTCAGCAGCCCCATATTGTGCTGATTGATCCAGCCTTTCTATCAACGCTTCCAGAACGTGAACTGCGTTCGGGTTTTGCCGAAGTGATCAAACATTGTCTTATTGCCGATGCGGCTATGTGGGATGAGATTCGTCGGCGCGACCTGGCAGAGCAGGACTGGTCGCTGCTGGTGGCCCATTCGGTAGCCGTAAAGCAGCGGGTTGTGGAGCAGGACCCCACCGAAAAAGGGCTGCGGAAAATTCTGAACTTTGGTCATACGCTGGGCCATGCCGTTGAAACGTATTTTCTGACCCAGCCCCGGAAGCGATTATTGCATGGAGAAGCCATTGCTGTTGGCATGGTGGCCGAAGCCTACATGGCCTTTCAGAAAAAGATGATCGACGAAACGCTACTTTCTCAAATCGAAGAGTATGTGTTTTCCGTATATGGAAATATACGACTAACAGAAGCAGATACCGAACCGATTCTGGCGCTTACCCTACAGGACAAAAAGAATCGCGGAAATCAGGTTCGGATGGCGTTGCTGGATGGCAAAGGCAGTTGCACGTTTGATGTGCCGGTAACAACGGCCGAAATGCGCCGGGGACTGGCCTTTTATAGTGGACTGACGTAA
- a CDS encoding DUF4136 domain-containing protein, translating to MKKCIGFLFALAVVAMAGCSPSRLFVEHDYSYEGHFKNYESFNFLECEFVDSTLLCSDIQDAIRHQMEARGYRVSNRNPNLLISYNIFRSDLRFRGYQQPVIKDWVVREDDDATYKRIDYNLDEGTLMISLIDAESYQVIWKGYASKMMRNPNFKNNYFKGIVRSIFDQYPLMAAAK from the coding sequence ATGAAAAAGTGCATTGGTTTTTTGTTTGCATTGGCAGTAGTTGCTATGGCGGGCTGTTCGCCCAGTAGGCTGTTTGTGGAGCATGATTATAGCTACGAAGGCCATTTTAAAAACTACGAATCGTTTAATTTTCTGGAGTGCGAATTTGTTGATTCAACATTATTATGCTCCGACATTCAGGATGCGATCCGTCATCAGATGGAGGCACGCGGTTATCGGGTCAGCAATCGTAACCCAAACCTGTTGATTTCCTACAACATCTTCCGCTCCGATCTGCGGTTTCGGGGCTATCAGCAGCCAGTTATCAAAGATTGGGTTGTTCGGGAAGATGACGATGCAACCTACAAACGTATAGACTACAATCTGGACGAAGGGACATTAATGATTTCGCTGATCGATGCCGAGTCGTATCAGGTAATCTGGAAGGGATATGCGTCGAAGATGATGCGCAACCCGAACTTTAAGAATAACTACTTTAAAGGAATCGTTCGATCAATTTTTGATCAGTATCCGCTAATGGCGGCTGCGAAATAA
- a CDS encoding SusC/RagA family TonB-linked outer membrane protein, with amino-acid sequence MQTCVRSLFLLLLGVSVLTTTYAQDRVITGKVTSATDGTVLPGANVQLKGSTRGTTTDGNGNFKLSVGSNATLVVSLIGMVSQTVEVGSRNQVNISLAESSSELNEVVVTALGIRQEKRALGYTVSEVKGADISNAQRDNFLIGLQGRVAGLTMTTTSGTPGASASIQLRGASSIGGNNQPLFVVDGLPIDNRTFNQGALVSNRPNRDNDYLNRAADINPNDIESITVLKGPEAAALYGIDASSGAIVITTKKGAKGPGRVTYDNRFQSLEVYRFPEVQTTYGRGTLGYANPNATTYFGPKYPADAPIYDNVHSFFKKGFTQVHNLGIEGGTDNATYRLSTNYTNQSGVVPTTGYKRLSVRLTGTAKISPKLDVMTSFNYVNSQVTKAIRGNNGFLLGLLSWPANDDITNYLNPDGTRRILLGSISQGEPDNPFFSINKNKSGDVTNRTISNFQLNYNPFSWLNLTARFGADIYSTQSNLFLSPESWQGTDVTLGGYSTKGSVENALENNQLLNGNLLATAKKNFGKLSTSLLLGTTIDDRNYKVTTAYGEKLYLPDFNSTNNTDPTTQRNKYTQTQQRLQSVLGSLTLNYDELLILTLTGRNDWSSTLPAANRSFFYPAASLAFNFSDLQMFKDRGNIFYYGKLRASYGQTGRDAPPYKVNATLVPQTSTGGGFAYDFYGSNPNLKPERGESYELGTELMFFGGRLGLDFAYYNKTLSQQIVTQRLSYGTGFIFGLLNGGTFNNRGVELQMKGSPVKKSDFGWDIILNFSKLKTDVKNLPADVPEYYNSDTWLYGNARASAFVNNLQDYFPSTNSAYKSYNFNYYQRGSGSATAIGGYSYARNQNGDILINPTNGLPITNANFLPIGDRNPDFTIGLTNSFRYKSLSLSFLLDIRKGGDVFNGTAMYLWRTGLSKKTLDRDTPVVVKGVLRDGKEDTSTPTANTIQVIPALRSTDYFNSIPESEFVEKDINWLRLRDVTISYVLPSSVLSRTKVFKQASVFVNGTDLFLLTNYTGADPNVNGTTATSGGVGAGGFDYGTLSVPRGLSAGLRVSF; translated from the coding sequence ATGCAAACATGTGTACGCAGTCTGTTTCTCCTCTTGCTTGGGGTTTCAGTACTGACGACAACCTATGCTCAGGATCGTGTGATCACGGGCAAAGTCACTTCAGCAACTGACGGTACAGTACTACCCGGCGCTAACGTACAGCTTAAAGGCTCTACACGGGGTACTACCACCGATGGTAACGGAAACTTTAAACTTTCGGTCGGTTCCAATGCCACATTGGTAGTCAGTCTGATCGGAATGGTAAGCCAGACCGTAGAGGTCGGCTCTCGCAATCAGGTCAATATCAGTTTGGCTGAATCGTCGTCTGAACTGAACGAAGTTGTAGTAACGGCTCTTGGTATCCGGCAGGAGAAACGCGCATTGGGTTATACGGTAAGTGAAGTAAAAGGCGCTGATATTTCGAATGCCCAACGCGACAATTTCCTGATTGGGCTTCAGGGCCGGGTTGCTGGCCTTACCATGACCACTACATCAGGCACACCGGGAGCTTCAGCTTCTATTCAGCTACGCGGAGCCAGTTCTATTGGTGGAAATAACCAACCTTTGTTCGTTGTCGATGGCTTACCTATCGACAACCGGACGTTCAATCAGGGCGCACTGGTTTCCAACCGACCTAACCGCGATAACGACTACTTAAATCGCGCGGCCGATATTAACCCGAACGATATCGAAAGCATTACGGTCCTGAAAGGCCCCGAAGCGGCTGCACTCTATGGTATCGACGCATCGTCGGGGGCCATTGTGATCACCACCAAAAAAGGCGCGAAAGGTCCCGGTCGTGTCACATACGACAACCGCTTTCAGAGTTTGGAGGTCTATCGATTCCCCGAAGTTCAAACTACCTACGGACGCGGTACGCTTGGCTATGCCAACCCGAACGCAACTACGTATTTTGGCCCTAAATATCCGGCCGATGCACCCATTTATGATAATGTGCATAGTTTCTTCAAGAAAGGATTTACACAGGTGCATAACCTCGGCATTGAAGGAGGAACTGACAACGCAACATACCGACTGTCGACCAACTACACCAATCAGTCGGGCGTAGTGCCAACTACGGGCTACAAACGCCTGTCGGTACGGCTAACCGGAACCGCTAAAATTAGTCCGAAGCTCGACGTGATGACCTCCTTCAACTATGTCAATTCGCAGGTTACGAAAGCCATTCGCGGCAACAATGGCTTTTTGCTTGGCTTATTGAGCTGGCCTGCCAACGACGATATTACCAATTATCTTAATCCAGACGGTACGCGCCGGATTCTGCTGGGGAGCATCAGTCAGGGTGAGCCCGACAACCCATTTTTCTCGATCAACAAGAACAAAAGTGGCGACGTAACGAACCGGACTATCTCAAATTTCCAGTTAAACTACAATCCGTTTTCGTGGCTAAATCTGACAGCGCGATTTGGGGCTGATATTTATTCGACCCAGAGCAATTTGTTCCTGAGCCCCGAATCGTGGCAGGGTACCGACGTAACGCTCGGTGGCTACTCGACAAAAGGCTCGGTTGAAAATGCGCTCGAAAACAACCAGTTGCTGAACGGAAACCTGCTGGCTACGGCTAAGAAAAATTTCGGTAAGCTAAGCACTTCGCTGCTGTTGGGGACAACTATCGACGATCGGAACTATAAAGTTACGACGGCTTATGGCGAAAAACTGTATCTGCCCGATTTCAACTCGACCAACAACACCGATCCAACTACGCAGCGGAATAAATACACACAGACCCAGCAGCGGCTGCAAAGTGTATTGGGAAGCCTGACCCTTAATTACGATGAACTGCTGATTCTGACCCTCACCGGGCGAAACGACTGGTCGTCGACTCTACCTGCTGCCAACCGGAGTTTCTTCTATCCGGCGGCATCACTGGCCTTCAATTTCTCTGATCTGCAAATGTTTAAGGACCGGGGCAATATCTTTTACTACGGAAAGCTGCGAGCCAGCTATGGCCAGACTGGTCGCGATGCTCCTCCCTACAAAGTTAATGCAACGCTGGTTCCACAAACCTCAACGGGTGGTGGTTTTGCCTACGATTTCTACGGCAGCAACCCGAACCTGAAACCCGAACGTGGAGAAAGTTATGAGTTGGGAACAGAGTTAATGTTTTTTGGCGGTCGACTCGGTCTTGATTTTGCCTACTATAACAAAACCCTCTCGCAACAGATCGTAACGCAACGGCTGAGCTACGGTACGGGTTTTATTTTCGGTCTGCTCAATGGTGGCACGTTCAATAACCGGGGGGTAGAGCTCCAGATGAAAGGGTCGCCGGTGAAAAAATCGGACTTTGGCTGGGATATTATTCTGAATTTCTCAAAGCTAAAAACAGATGTAAAAAATCTGCCTGCCGATGTGCCGGAATATTATAACTCCGACACGTGGCTATACGGAAACGCCCGCGCCAGTGCGTTCGTGAATAATCTTCAGGATTACTTCCCCAGCACTAATTCGGCCTATAAAAGCTACAACTTCAACTACTACCAGCGCGGTAGTGGATCGGCTACGGCCATTGGCGGCTACAGCTACGCCCGCAACCAGAACGGCGATATTCTGATAAACCCCACCAATGGTTTGCCCATCACAAATGCAAACTTTCTGCCCATTGGCGACCGTAACCCCGATTTCACGATTGGTTTGACCAACTCGTTCCGCTATAAGTCGCTGAGTTTATCATTCCTGCTCGACATTCGGAAAGGGGGCGATGTGTTCAATGGAACGGCTATGTACCTCTGGCGTACGGGACTGAGCAAGAAAACCCTCGACCGCGACACGCCAGTTGTTGTTAAAGGCGTATTGCGCGATGGGAAAGAAGACACCAGCACGCCAACCGCCAACACGATTCAGGTTATTCCGGCGCTTCGTTCCACCGATTATTTCAACTCTATTCCAGAATCTGAATTCGTGGAGAAAGACATCAACTGGCTACGGCTGCGCGACGTAACAATCAGCTACGTGCTGCCTTCGTCGGTGCTGAGCCGCACCAAGGTGTTCAAACAAGCCAGTGTGTTCGTGAATGGCACTGACCTGTTTCTGCTCACAAACTATACCGGAGCCGACCCCAACGTAAACGGCACTACAGCAACGTCGGGCGGTGTTGGTGCGGGTGGTTTCGACTACGGTACGCTTTCGGTTCCCCGTGGCTTATCGGCTGGTTTGCGAGTTAGCTTCTAA
- a CDS encoding histidinol-phosphate transaminase, with the protein MAINRRDWLRASMLSGLSLAAAPAAFCEPEPEIPAGYKAPRGGVLKARLSANENPYGPSPKALKTITEAAPDGYLYAMEYARQFRKLVAETEGVPEDHILLGAGSGELLTAAALWAAYRPNAGRAIVAPDPTFDALPRTAIKHGITMERVPLVAADGYDINLNKLNDRIGSQTGMVYMCNPNNPTAIIVDPSKLRAFCEAVGAKTPILVDEAYIDYTPDPKAYSMVDMVKKGSNVIITKTFSKVHGFAGLRTGYMIAKPELLEQISKFATGGGCISMTTLRAAMVSLQDKDFIKYSLGKAKESKDYLLGVLKQHSYEPLPSGANFVMFPIRMKGEDFVGRMMEQGVSIRQWKFDGQYWCRVSLGTMDQMKAFADGLKVIS; encoded by the coding sequence ATGGCAATCAATCGTCGTGACTGGCTCCGTGCCAGTATGTTATCTGGCTTAAGTCTGGCTGCTGCACCAGCGGCTTTCTGCGAACCGGAGCCAGAAATTCCTGCTGGCTATAAAGCTCCGAGGGGCGGAGTTTTAAAGGCACGTCTGTCGGCTAACGAAAATCCGTATGGCCCCTCACCAAAAGCGTTGAAAACCATCACAGAGGCAGCTCCGGATGGCTATCTGTATGCAATGGAGTATGCCCGGCAGTTTCGGAAACTAGTGGCCGAAACAGAAGGCGTTCCCGAAGATCATATTTTGCTGGGCGCTGGTTCGGGCGAATTACTGACGGCTGCTGCACTGTGGGCTGCCTATCGTCCAAATGCAGGACGGGCTATCGTTGCTCCAGACCCAACGTTCGACGCGCTTCCCCGAACCGCCATAAAGCACGGGATTACTATGGAGCGGGTTCCGCTGGTTGCGGCTGATGGGTACGATATTAATCTGAACAAACTAAATGATCGGATTGGTAGCCAGACAGGTATGGTATACATGTGTAATCCTAATAACCCAACCGCTATCATTGTTGATCCGTCGAAACTACGGGCTTTCTGCGAAGCAGTTGGTGCAAAAACACCAATTCTGGTCGATGAGGCTTACATCGATTATACGCCCGACCCGAAAGCGTATTCGATGGTCGATATGGTGAAAAAAGGCAGCAACGTGATCATTACCAAAACCTTCTCGAAGGTACATGGCTTTGCGGGCTTACGAACGGGGTATATGATTGCGAAACCGGAGCTACTGGAGCAGATCAGCAAATTTGCTACTGGCGGTGGCTGCATCAGTATGACTACCTTACGGGCGGCCATGGTTAGCCTTCAGGATAAAGACTTCATTAAGTATTCGCTGGGTAAGGCCAAAGAATCGAAAGACTATCTGCTGGGTGTATTAAAACAGCATAGCTATGAGCCACTGCCATCGGGAGCGAACTTTGTTATGTTCCCAATTCGGATGAAAGGCGAAGATTTCGTTGGTCGAATGATGGAGCAGGGGGTTAGCATTCGCCAGTGGAAGTTCGATGGGCAATACTGGTGCCGGGTCAGCCTTGGCACGATGGACCAGATGAAAGCCTTTGCCGACGGGTTGAAGGTGATTTCTTAA
- the gldA gene encoding gliding motility-associated ABC transporter ATP-binding subunit GldA — MSIRVLNLTKEYNQQRAVNQISLAVQPGEIVGFLGPNGAGKSTTMKIATGYLQPTAGTVEVNGFDVRTHSMDVRRSVGYLPEHNPLYLDLYVKEYLRFAGSLHGLHGSELNTRIADMIELIGLGREQHKQIGQLSKGYRQRVGLAQALLHNPPVLILDEPTTGLDPNQLAEIRQVIREAGRNKTVLFSTHIMQEVEAICDRVVIINRGQIVADSSLSALRSASASTGIVVVAEFEHDLTNPDLLASIAGVERVDLLGNGQYRITANPATDLRAAIFRLAADQNLTLVGLRQQENSLEGIFKELTK, encoded by the coding sequence ATGTCAATACGGGTTCTAAACCTAACCAAAGAATACAACCAGCAACGGGCCGTCAATCAGATTTCGCTGGCCGTACAACCGGGCGAAATTGTTGGTTTCCTGGGCCCCAACGGGGCGGGCAAATCTACCACCATGAAAATTGCTACGGGCTATTTGCAACCAACCGCAGGCACCGTAGAAGTAAATGGTTTCGATGTGCGTACGCATTCGATGGATGTACGACGCAGTGTAGGCTATCTGCCCGAACATAATCCACTCTATCTCGATCTATACGTAAAAGAATACCTTCGGTTTGCGGGTTCGCTACATGGGCTGCATGGCAGTGAGCTCAACACCCGAATTGCTGATATGATTGAGTTGATTGGCCTTGGTCGCGAACAGCATAAACAAATTGGGCAACTCTCGAAAGGATACCGCCAACGGGTCGGTCTTGCTCAGGCCTTGCTTCACAACCCACCCGTATTGATCCTCGATGAACCCACTACAGGTCTCGATCCAAACCAGTTGGCCGAAATTCGGCAGGTTATCCGCGAAGCTGGCCGCAATAAAACCGTGCTCTTTTCAACGCACATAATGCAGGAAGTAGAAGCCATCTGCGACCGGGTCGTAATCATCAATCGGGGGCAGATCGTTGCCGATAGTTCATTAAGTGCGCTAAGAAGTGCATCGGCCAGCACAGGAATTGTGGTTGTTGCCGAGTTTGAACATGACCTGACCAATCCCGATCTGCTGGCCTCCATTGCGGGTGTAGAGCGTGTCGATTTGTTAGGAAACGGTCAGTATCGCATCACGGCAAACCCTGCTACCGATTTGCGGGCCGCTATTTTTCGGTTGGCCGCCGACCAGAATCTTACCCTGGTAGGACTTCGTCAGCAGGAAAACTCGCTGGAAGGTATTTTTAAAGAACTGACAAAATAA
- a CDS encoding MFS transporter, with protein MKFRHRVLTGLFLLSTITYLDRVCMNVVSKYVKADLHLNNQQFGWILGAFSLSYALFEMPTGSLGDKIGPRRILARVVLWWSGFTALTGTAFNFISLLLIRFLFGAGEAGAYPNASIVIARWFPAIEIGRAQSVIWAAGRLGGALTPLLVIPLVHWAGWRWSFGILGIVGILWATAWYVWFRDEPAAKEGISDEEVLEIERGRKIKYSDHQIPWKNVLRNPDLWALMLMCHLFFYGSYFFTNWSSVYFQEGRGLTEEDTKTFISLSYFLGAIGCITGGFLSDVLTKQYGLKIGRRAVGIGGLGLSSLFFLMAGLTTNNQTAGYLLAVCVLLKDLALPVAFAVCVDIGQRNAGVVAGAMNFAGQLGGFFITILFGIIVEQTNNFNYPLFMIAGCLLVSALLWLRIDPTRPVAIN; from the coding sequence ATGAAGTTTCGCCACCGCGTTCTTACGGGGTTATTCTTGCTTTCAACAATAACTTACCTCGACCGTGTTTGTATGAACGTAGTCAGCAAGTATGTAAAAGCTGATTTACATCTGAACAATCAGCAATTTGGCTGGATACTCGGTGCTTTTTCGCTCTCTTATGCTTTATTTGAAATGCCGACCGGTTCGCTCGGCGATAAAATTGGCCCGCGTCGTATTCTGGCCCGCGTCGTGCTGTGGTGGTCTGGCTTTACGGCACTAACGGGTACGGCATTCAATTTTATTTCGTTGCTGCTGATTCGATTCCTCTTTGGTGCCGGAGAAGCAGGTGCCTACCCCAATGCGTCTATTGTTATTGCCCGCTGGTTTCCGGCCATTGAAATCGGGCGCGCACAGTCTGTTATTTGGGCGGCCGGCCGATTAGGGGGTGCCTTAACTCCCCTGCTGGTTATTCCGCTGGTGCACTGGGCTGGCTGGCGCTGGTCGTTTGGAATACTGGGAATTGTTGGTATTTTGTGGGCTACGGCCTGGTATGTCTGGTTTCGCGATGAACCAGCCGCCAAAGAAGGCATCAGCGACGAAGAAGTTCTGGAAATTGAACGCGGGCGCAAAATCAAATACTCCGATCATCAGATCCCCTGGAAAAACGTCCTTCGTAATCCCGATTTATGGGCACTGATGCTTATGTGTCACCTGTTTTTTTATGGGTCGTATTTCTTCACCAACTGGTCGTCGGTTTATTTTCAGGAAGGGCGAGGGCTGACCGAAGAAGACACGAAGACGTTTATTTCGCTCTCTTATTTTCTGGGTGCCATTGGCTGTATTACGGGCGGCTTTCTGAGCGATGTGCTAACCAAACAGTATGGACTCAAAATTGGCCGTAGGGCTGTAGGTATCGGAGGGCTGGGCTTGTCGAGCCTCTTCTTCCTGATGGCTGGCCTGACAACTAATAACCAAACGGCGGGCTATCTGCTTGCGGTGTGTGTATTGCTAAAAGATCTGGCCCTACCGGTAGCCTTTGCCGTTTGTGTCGATATTGGCCAGCGTAATGCAGGTGTCGTAGCTGGTGCTATGAATTTTGCCGGTCAGTTGGGCGGCTTCTTTATTACGATCCTGTTCGGCATTATTGTCGAACAAACGAATAATTTCAATTATCCGCTGTTCATGATTGCAGGGTGTCTGCTGGTTAGTGCGCTTCTCTGGCTCCGAATCGACCCAACCCGACCAGTGGCTATCAACTGA